The stretch of DNA TGAAGCCTCGACTGTTATCAggactcccccccttcccctgggGCAGAGCACACGCTAAATCCACTCTTCACTCCACCCTGAAATACATCAGCCAGACCGGATGTTCACTCTGATATTAGTTATTGATAGGTACTGTGCAACTAGTAcctatgtaaatgtaaatgtaaactagcACGTTATGAGACAAAGCTATTGTACCGAAAAAACTTTAAACTTGTTTGAGTCGTGTTGTgagtttcaaaaatattttttgaaaaAAATTATCTAAAGATTgagaaaaataaacatttggaaaaaaagtttcgaaaaTGTTTTTTAGAAGGTTGAAAGTGAGGTTCGAGGTtcgaaaataaagaaataatgtTTCAAAAAACGTGAAACTAAGAATATTAGTATAGAAAATAGTGTTGTGCTGCTTCAAGTATGACAAATCATAGTTTCATTAATCACACACagattttatttataaaaaacagACGGACGGATAAAAGAATATAAGATTAGAGTCACATCATGATTATGTACATATAGTTGTTCTAGATGTAAAACCAAAATAAGAATGATTATGTACATCATTGTTATATTTAGCAACATCAGTtatgaaagtaaaaaatgtattttcccATTTGACCACAAAACAGCATGGGAACACTGGCTATCGCACAACACATTATACAGTAGGTAGCACCACTGAAATACTTTATATATACATTCAATTTACAGAAAAACACAATTCAAAAGTCCAACAGAGGCCAATAGTTTGCTGAGAACTACAAGTATTCAGATTTGTAAATGCACTTCGATTTACTCTGTTTTCAGAGTGACTTGAAGTCACTTTAAAGGGAACATGGAGCCTGAGGTAATGGACGACAGGCCAGTCTTCTCCTCAATCCATCGGTTGTAGTTGGTCACTGTGGTGTACACGCCTGGCCGATGCACCCTGGAACACCCTTCACCCCAACTGATGATGCCGAAGAGGAACATCCGATTatccacctcacacaccaaAGGCCCCCCAGAGTCACCCTGGGGAAGAGAGATCCATGTCAGTGTGGGGGATAAACGAATGCAGACGCGACAATGTTTGAACAAGATgcctaggggagtcaggtggctgagtggttagggaatcgggctagtaatcggaaggttgttggttcgattcccggctgtgtcaaatgacgttgtgtccttgggctaggcacttcaccctacttgcctcaggggaaatgtccctgtacttactgtaagtcgctctggataagagcgtctactaaatgactaaatgtaaatgtacttgatATACCTTGCAAGCGTCTTGACTCCAGTCAGGCAGACCAGCACAGAACATATTATCCGTGATCAGGTTTCCGTAGTATTCCTTTCCTTGGCACACACGCTTGGCCAAGAGATTCACTTTGGCCTCTCTCAGGTACTGCGAGTTGTACCATAAACCTGAAACACAAAGCCATTATGTTAAGGATTGAAAATCaatggtgggtgtgtgagaatACATGTCTGAATTATAGGTCTTTGacccaccttccctctccttgcCGTAGCCGGCAATCTCACAAGAGATTCCAGGATTTAGTGTCTGGCCCGCTGGTGCTAGACACACTGTCTTTACAGAGCTTGTCTGCTCTGCACATTGGCCCGCCGTAGCCCTCAGCTTCAGCAACGCTGGGGAAACATGAGTCCTCAAACATTAGACTGAAGGCCCTACAGGGCAGGCTTTTATATACTGTAGATGAAGACAACCATGGCACACTAACCAATGTCATTATTAAAATTCCCCTCGCTGTTGTCAAAGTCGGAGTGGATTATAACCTCTTCCACCTGAAATGTTTGTTCATTGGTGTCATCGGTTTCATTGATTGCACTTTTCCCCAGTGTGACAGAAAACCGGCGAGTTTTGGTGAAAGAACtgggagaaaaacacacatttcagtGCCTGGTTCCAAATATTGTCCTGCGAGAGACTCGTAAGAGAACAGAAAGCCTGAACGAATGTGCGATTCCCTGCGGCTTCTCTGCAGTAACCCAGCCGGTGTTGACTTTCAGGAAATCTCAAAAGCCTTACCCGTCAGGAAAGCAGTGGGCGGCAGTGAGGACCCAGCAGGGAGATATCAAGCTTCCTCCGCAGCGGAACGCCCTCTTCTGAGACCTACCCTTCCAAAATATGGCAGCTATCCATGGGTGGGATTCTACAGCTGCAGCTGTCCCCCCAACAATCTTCATCTGCCCTCTAGGACGCTGGCCACATGTGGTTACTGGAAGACAAGTTTTCCATCGTGTCATTAATCAAGACCATAAACACCTACACATCAAGCTTGTTCAGATTGAAAACGGACTCTACCCGTGTTAGGCTCAGTGGGGTGATTTTCGGGTGGACCTGTAGGATCAAAACCTACACATTTGCAGTGTGTTTTTAATAAAGGGGATGTCGATGATAAAAAAATCTATCTGTTCACTATAATATTCACTTACTTGTGCCAAAGTCACACCGAGGGATATCACAATATTCCTGAACCAGCAGATGACCCTTCATGACGTAACACCATGGACGACGTCTGAACTCCAGGTTTCTGAAGATAAAACATCAGACATCAGACATCTATCAAATACGATAGCCCTGCATGCATCCCACTCTATAATACACAGATCTACGTATTCATCTCCTACCTGCAGTAGTTATGCCTCCCTGATCGGACATCTGATGTCATCAGACTCTCTCTAGTGTCAAAGTCCCATTCCACACACCGCAGACCGCTCTTAGAATGGGACACTGTTCCTCTGTAATATAGACCAATGCCGTTGTAACAGCTGGCGGTAGTATCTAAAGAAATTGAGAAAAGTAGCCATTTCATGTCCCCCATTGATGACAGGAATAGCAACGGACCTTCTAATCACAAGCTCTGTTACTCCTActgaccagccaatcagagaggcagacagtttGGATGTTCCACggctgtacatttacatttagtcatttagcagacgcttatccagagcgacttacagtaagtacagggacattcccctcgaggcaagtaggatgaagtgccttgcccaaggacacaacgtcatttgacacggccgggaatcgaaccagcgaccttctgattactagcctgattctctaaccgctcagccacctgactcctgtgtAAGGTAACAgtcctcacctgtctcacagcGTTTCCCCATGAACCCTTTAGCACATGCGCAGAACATGTGGTCTCCACTCAGGGAAGGGATCGAGGTGCCTCCATTGAGGCAGATTTCACCTGCAGAAGGTGTTGAGTGAATGTCAATCCATGAGCATGAGTCAGGCACCATCAACGCGCATTAGTCAGTGAGGCAGAATAGACACATGCTTGACTGTACCTGATCTTCCTATGGAGAAATGAAAAGAGATCCTTCTGTTCTGTCTCGACAAGCCCtacaaagaaaaggaaaaaaagatggAATGAATTTTTGTGTTCATACCAAACAAACAATGTTTTCCAACAGAATCCAAAGCATGACCAACTTTGTGCAGGGTTAGTAGAACCAAAAAGGAGAAATTAATCATCaaataccaaaacaaaacaggtaaaaccaAGGTAAAACCAAGGCAAAACGAGGCAAAACAGTTACAGGTGAAAGAGTATAACAGAACAAAATATGTTGAAAAAGAAAACCCAAGTGTATACTCACTGCGCCTGTCATCGCCACAGCTGTCAGCACTGTGGTTAAAATAAGTAAGACTGACATCTTTTCTGTTCTTACAATATATATTaagtttcaattttttttttttataattcaaACTGGGTATCTGACAGTGCAAAGCTCTAGTTGGGTTTGTAGGGGCTAGTCCTCTGGTTTATGTCTCTCTGCAAGGAATACAGCCTCTTTAtgtgaggtgggaggagttgTTTGGGTGGGAGGAGGTTGTCTGACATCCTGACACATTTGGATGTTTGTCATTGCCATTGAAAATTATGAATATTTTGCTTACTCATCCAAACCCTAATCCAGATAGATAAAATATTCAGGAGCATGCCAAAAGGAGTTCAAATGTGTAGCTTTTCTTAAACAGGGAGCAGCTGAAACTAGATGATTGACATCATTTTCCTGGATTGTATTGAGACGTTATGTTTTGTAACTTCTTCTAGTTTTCTAGTTACAGAGTTCCCACCCCAATTAGTCCCACGCCCTGTGACTGCACAGTGGTTCACACCAGTGTTTCCATGAGAACCATCAAACAGATATTAGTTTGTCACTGCCAATGGCCTTGTGATATTAAGCGATGAGAGTGACAACAATGTTGTCCACTCTTCTCAGGATTGAGGTACACAACAGGCCACAACTGATAATAAGTAACGGTCAATGTGAACATTTTGAAACTCTTGTAATCAGAAGCACCAGGCGACATCATTGTTTTTCTTCAATAACCTTTAACATTTTGTAGTCTACTGCGCCACCTAGAGCATATTTCTCCGCAGAGAAAGGATTGCCCATCCGCACCTTACCAGTGTGGTTTAGCCAACCTCTGTATCACACGGAGTCACTTTGGCTCTGCTGTTAAAAATAAGAAATAACGAATGAGAAATTAGTGTTTTGAATTCGAGGAAAATGGTGATGATGTTACACATTTCTGGTCAGTGTTGATTCACGTAATTGACAAGTGAAAAGCGTTGCTGATTCATCGTAATGTGTAAAAGGTTAATGGCACGCCAGTGAATGAAAAATAAAGCTAATATGTACATTTGGATCCCGGAAGTCGTTTTGTGTGGATCCTGCTTAGCTCAAATCCTACTGAgtgggagagcagagcagctgtCAGAGGTGGATGAGAGAGATTATCCACGACTCACCGCTACAGGCGCTTCATGCGAAGCAAGTAGTTGTTCTGGAAAATGGGCAACGCTGATTCCAAACTTCACTTCCGAAAAGCAGTGATACAGCTCACAACCAAAACACAGGTTGGTTGAATAAAACACATTTGGTATATTGTATTTAGACGACATATTATTGAGTTATTCCATGAAAGATAAAAAATAGTAGTTCGAGTGCCAGATGGTTGGATAAATTGCAGCCTGACGCATGAGTGAGAGATGGTTGACACTTTAACTGCATTTTTACTAGCATTAAACGTTGCGATCATGAGCTCGATGTGATATTTAAGTTTGTTTATCTATGACGTTGGCATACGAATTGCTTACGTTGTCTGTGCTGTACATTACACGTAGGCTACACATTTTTCTTACCATTAGGCCTATTACAATTACGTTTGTATAGCTTTCAGTGGCAGGTGCATTTATTGTAAGGTAAacttgattcccggctgtggaGTCGAATTGATATTGCTTATTTCTAAAACATGTTATGCTACTCGTCGCAGTAGGCTATAATATGGAAATGAGacgtattatacatatttaacCCATGATACGaacacattaaaacataattaaGGTTTAATCTGGAAGAATCCAAcagaataaaaataaacaaaccaTTAGCTGGGTTTACTTAATCATTTGAATGGATACATATTATATTTTACAGTGTGCGTCTATTCAGGGTTTTTTAATAGTGTCTATCTTTAGTTATAGTCCTCCCCAGCCTTGTACAGCTGTGAATAATATATGAGTTAATAGCAGCATCACAACCCCTGTGCTCTTCACAGAGGGGGTTACGTAAGAGCCAGGTCTGGCTTAAGATGAGGCACTCTCATTCACTGCTCTGGTCATGGGAAACGTTACAGAACCCTGTCTTGTGCCCCATCTTCCCCAGCCGGTGGAAGCCACAGACGATGCCTTCTGGGACCAGTTCTGGGCCGACACCGCCACCACAGTCCAGGACATGTTTGCTCTTGTGCCTGCAGCCGAGATACGAGCCGTGAGAGAGGAATCCCcgtcaaacctggcaaccctttgCTATAAGGTAATGTGCATCGTCAGAGTGTCATCGTGTGTCCCTGTAATTCCACAAACACATTTGAAATGAGC from Osmerus eperlanus chromosome 12, fOsmEpe2.1, whole genome shotgun sequence encodes:
- the LOC134030816 gene encoding tissue-type plasminogen activator-like isoform X3; the protein is MSVLLILTTVLTAVAMTGANRRISFHFSIGRSGEICLNGGTSIPSLSGDHMFCACAKGFMGKRCETDTTASCYNGIGLYYRGTVSHSKSGLRCVEWDFDTRESLMTSDVRSGRHNYCRNLEFRRRPWCYVMKGHLLVQEYCDIPRCDFGTSFDPTGPPENHPTEPNTVTTCGQRPRGQMKIVGGTAAAVESHPWIAAIFWKGRSQKRAFRCGGSLISPCWVLTAAHCFPDGSFTKTRRFSVTLGKSAINETDDTNEQTFQVEEVIIHSDFDNSEGNFNNDIALLKLRATAGQCAEQTSSVKTVCLAPAGQTLNPGISCEIAGYGKEREGLWYNSQYLREAKVNLLAKRVCQGKEYYGNLITDNMFCAGLPDWSQDACKGDSGGPLVCEVDNRMFLFGIISWGEGCSRVHRPGVYTTVTNYNRWIEEKTGLSSITSGSMFPLK
- the LOC134030816 gene encoding tissue-type plasminogen activator-like isoform X2 encodes the protein MSVLLILTTVLTAVAMTGAGLSRQNRRISFHFSIGRSGEICLNGGTSIPSLSGDHMFCACAKGFMGKRCETDTTASCYNGIGLYYRGTVSHSKSGLRCVEWDFDTRESLMTSDVRSGRHNYCRNLEFRRRPWCYVMKGHLLVQEYCDIPRCDFGTSPPENHPTEPNTVTTCGQRPRGQMKIVGGTAAAVESHPWIAAIFWKGRSQKRAFRCGGSLISPCWVLTAAHCFPDGSFTKTRRFSVTLGKSAINETDDTNEQTFQVEEVIIHSDFDNSEGNFNNDIALLKLRATAGQCAEQTSSVKTVCLAPAGQTLNPGISCEIAGYGKEREGLWYNSQYLREAKVNLLAKRVCQGKEYYGNLITDNMFCAGLPDWSQDACKGDSGGPLVCEVDNRMFLFGIISWGEGCSRVHRPGVYTTVTNYNRWIEEKTGLSSITSGSMFPLK
- the LOC134030816 gene encoding tissue-type plasminogen activator-like isoform X1 yields the protein MSVLLILTTVLTAVAMTGAGLSRQNRRISFHFSIGRSGEICLNGGTSIPSLSGDHMFCACAKGFMGKRCETDTTASCYNGIGLYYRGTVSHSKSGLRCVEWDFDTRESLMTSDVRSGRHNYCRNLEFRRRPWCYVMKGHLLVQEYCDIPRCDFGTSFDPTGPPENHPTEPNTVTTCGQRPRGQMKIVGGTAAAVESHPWIAAIFWKGRSQKRAFRCGGSLISPCWVLTAAHCFPDGSFTKTRRFSVTLGKSAINETDDTNEQTFQVEEVIIHSDFDNSEGNFNNDIALLKLRATAGQCAEQTSSVKTVCLAPAGQTLNPGISCEIAGYGKEREGLWYNSQYLREAKVNLLAKRVCQGKEYYGNLITDNMFCAGLPDWSQDACKGDSGGPLVCEVDNRMFLFGIISWGEGCSRVHRPGVYTTVTNYNRWIEEKTGLSSITSGSMFPLK